CATCCGGGCTTTGGCAGAGGGCTCCTGGCCGTGTTCCGAAACGTGTCCGccgtgacgacgacgacgactgcgAACAACAACAATGGCGGCGgctctgacgacgacgacgactctcAAGTTCGTCGACGTCGCTCCCAACGACATGTGGTTCGTCGCCGGCACGCGGGACCGGGAGAATCCCTTCGCttcgctgctcctcctcctcggaaCACCATCACCTCATGGACGCTGAGCGGCGACCGCCGTTCGTGGGTCGAGGTCGGCACGGTCGATGACGACACCTTCTACGCGCTCATGAAGGACACGCACCTCCCGATCGTCCGGCCGGAGTCTACCTTACGATGCAGAGGATGACTCGTGGtgttctgatgatgatgatcatcGTTACCGTGATGTAGTAGAGCCGCCGACGAACCTCCTCGTCGCAGTTGACATGCTGAGCAAGACGATCGTCACGGATCTTCCCTATAGCTTTACAGGAGACGACTCCTTGTCCTCCTGCAGACCCTACTGCTACGAGCCGTTCGTACCCTCTGAATTCTCAAAGTAAAAGATCACTTTAGGACCACTTCAGGACAACagataatctgaaataagctttCATGATGATCTTTTACCTTACTACCTTTTACATAATCCAGCTTATTTAAATTACCTTTTATCATAATCCAGCTTATTTAATTTAAGAGGAAAACAAACAGACAGCGTTACCAGCACTTTATTAGTTTATTATTAGGATAGATGGAGTTACGCTTGGCAAGCCGGAAGGGGCGCGCCGCAGAGGCACTTGTTGTGCCGGAAGCTGTAGACCTCGAATGCGGCCAAGCCCCTCGGCAGCTGGCCGCAGAGCTGGTTGTAGCTGACGTTGAAGAACATGAGCTGGCTCAggttccccgccgccgccgggacgcCGCCGTGGATCCCGTTGTGGCTGACGTCCAGTGACGCGAGCCGCTCGGGGAGCTCCAGCCGGGACATGTCGAAGCTGAAGGCGTTGCGCGAGAGGTTGACGCTGACCAGCAGCGGCTTCCCGCGGCCGAACAGGACGGACGCGTCTCCGGCGAGCGCGTTGCGGGACAGGTCCACCTGGACGAAGCTGACGGATGCGAACTCGGCGGGGACGCTCCCGGAGAGGTTGTTGTGCGACAGGGTGAGGAACGCCTCCGCGCCGGAGTTgacgaggagcagcggcgggatgGCGCCCGTGAGGCGGTTGTGTCCGAGGTCGACGCTGGCCAGGcgcgggagcgcggcgagggTCGCCGGGATGGCGCCCGTGAGCGCGTTGAAGGAGAGGTCCAGGGACCTGAGCGCGCGGAGGTCGCCGAGGAACGCCGGGACCTGGCCCGACACGCCGGTGCGGGAGATGGTGAGGTCCATGAGGGCGGAGAGGCGGGTGAGGGCCCGGGGGATGGTGCCCGACACGCCGGGCACGTGGAGGAACAGAAGCTCTTGGAGGGCGGTGAGgcgggcgatggcggcgccgggCACGGGGCCGCGGATGTTGGCGTCCCGCATGATGGCCAGGctgacgacgcggcggccgcccgcgggtgtcgaggaggaggattcCGCGTCGTCGCAGCGGACGCCGAACCAGTGGCAGCACGGGATGTCGGCCGTCCATGAGATGAAGTAGGAGGCGTTGCCGAAGGCCGCCTTGACGGCGAGCAGCGCCGCCCTGTCGCCGGAGTGGCACTGCTGCTTGGaggctggcgccgccgccgctgacgcctccgcggcggcgaggagcaggagcaCGAGCAGGACGGCGTGTGGCCGTGCGAGTGTGACGCGCCCATCCATATCTGGCAAGCGCTGGTTCCTGAGCTGACGCGGCTGCCTAATTCAGTTGGGC
This sequence is a window from Setaria italica strain Yugu1 chromosome III, Setaria_italica_v2.0, whole genome shotgun sequence. Protein-coding genes within it:
- the LOC101762942 gene encoding polygalacturonase inhibitor — translated: MDGRVTLARPHAVLLVLLLLAAAEASAAAAPASKQQCHSGDRAALLAVKAAFGNASYFISWTADIPCCHWFGVRCDDAESSSSTPAGGRRVVSLAIMRDANIRGPVPGAAIARLTALQELLFLHVPGVSGTIPRALTRLSALMDLTISRTGVSGQVPAFLGDLRALRSLDLSFNALTGAIPATLAALPRLASVDLGHNRLTGAIPPLLLVNSGAEAFLTLSHNNLSGSVPAEFASVSFVQVDLSRNALAGDASVLFGRGKPLLVSVNLSRNAFSFDMSRLELPERLASLDVSHNGIHGGVPAAAGNLSQLMFFNVSYNQLCGQLPRGLAAFEVYSFRHNKCLCGAPLPACQA